From the genome of Sandaracinaceae bacterium, one region includes:
- a CDS encoding PEGA domain-containing protein, producing MYIVSVPMEAGIDAEATRAGAAARAALRGIEGVDWRSPDQRFLGYDDAALGILDRAREQLDAGRQAYLQLELDGAIEQLRGAVENFDAAAVALEDPNDLGQALLFLGASHAFNGQTRDAIEVFRRLHTQMPFIQPDPDTFPPDVVQLYDRARPRDARSPAGIVSIDSNPQGAIAYVDFLARGRTPINVEGLIGGDHVIRVTRPGATPFVETLGVRRRRASTSNAYLVDTPGLEGLADALDEVRDASIETLDEVNPIGRIAGMLEVDKIGVIRVSSAGDGQVTMELLLFDAASGRRLVRGQGTAPTAVGELEASVQRAVSGAFEAALRPSQASDEEQIPAFTDEETPFEQNEEPSGPPEPLIEQWWFWTIIGVVVAGGIAAGIAGGVAAQGPPLGNDPGGQVVFTF from the coding sequence GTGTACATCGTGTCGGTCCCGATGGAGGCCGGCATCGACGCCGAGGCCACGCGCGCAGGCGCCGCCGCGCGCGCCGCCCTCCGCGGGATCGAGGGGGTCGACTGGCGGAGCCCGGACCAGCGCTTCCTCGGCTACGACGACGCCGCCCTTGGCATCCTCGACCGCGCGCGCGAGCAGCTCGATGCAGGGCGGCAAGCCTACCTGCAGCTCGAGCTCGACGGCGCCATCGAGCAGCTCCGGGGCGCGGTGGAGAACTTCGACGCCGCCGCGGTCGCCCTCGAGGATCCCAACGACCTCGGCCAGGCGCTCCTCTTCCTCGGGGCCAGCCACGCGTTCAACGGGCAGACCCGCGACGCCATCGAGGTCTTCCGGCGGCTGCACACGCAGATGCCCTTCATCCAGCCGGACCCGGACACCTTCCCGCCGGACGTCGTGCAGCTGTACGACCGCGCGCGCCCTCGCGACGCCCGCAGCCCGGCGGGGATCGTCTCGATCGACTCCAACCCGCAGGGCGCCATCGCCTACGTGGACTTCCTCGCGCGCGGAAGGACGCCGATCAACGTCGAGGGGCTGATCGGGGGCGACCACGTCATCCGCGTCACGCGCCCCGGCGCCACGCCGTTCGTCGAGACGCTGGGCGTGCGTCGACGCCGCGCCTCCACCTCCAACGCGTATCTCGTGGACACCCCGGGGCTCGAGGGCCTGGCCGACGCGCTCGACGAGGTCCGCGACGCGAGCATCGAGACGCTCGACGAGGTCAACCCCATCGGGCGCATCGCCGGCATGCTCGAGGTCGACAAGATCGGCGTGATCCGCGTCTCGAGCGCGGGCGACGGGCAGGTCACGATGGAGCTGCTCCTGTTCGACGCGGCCTCCGGGCGGCGCCTCGTGCGCGGGCAGGGCACGGCGCCGACCGCCGTGGGCGAGCTGGAGGCGAGCGTCCAGCGCGCCGTGTCGGGCGCGTTCGAAGCCGCGCTGCGCCCCTCGCAGGCCTCGGACGAGGAGCAGATCCCGGCGTTCACCGATGAGGAGACGCCCTTCGAGCAGAACGAGGAGCCGAGCGGCCCGCCGGAGCCGCTGATCGAACAATGGTGGTTCTGGACCATCATCGGCGTCGTCGTCGCAGGCGGGATCGCGGCCGGGATCGCCGGCGGCGTCGCGGCCCAGGGCCCCCCGCTCGGCAACGACCCAGGTGGTCAGGTCGTCTTCACCTTCTGA
- a CDS encoding PEGA domain-containing protein: MLRPSTLALSGWALAQLLLAACLAAPASAQRQEVTASAVMLREAGATPDQDAVISTGLRRGLRDVEGVRFVHPVDVLSTPEFSPDVQDAIDELEPIADMVRTGDARYAYRRAAEIAALFEENLERVRRTQLVDAYMLAAVGRCQAGQRRECESQLRDVIAFREGLEYDEARYGPETADIFARVRLRALSGGRGTLVVETEPSGAEIYVDGRSYGPAPARVDGLLAGAHYVTIKEIGHIERVVRAEVRAGRENVERYELTPNPRARLIVSPEAQARIRGQLGETRAGPAIRSLGNTLGTAQVIVGVLRPAAGEQVHVQLYLYHVHTRLLQGQLEATVSVDEAGMERMRQLTAELYAGVDLSGGIAAPEDDTELVAPQPEIYEQWWFWTATGGGLVAIVVGVALGVAFGGQENVPDGFLRFSGDLP, translated from the coding sequence ATGCTCCGACCCTCCACACTCGCCCTCTCTGGATGGGCGCTGGCGCAGCTGCTCCTCGCGGCGTGTCTCGCCGCGCCCGCCTCGGCCCAGCGGCAAGAGGTCACGGCCAGCGCGGTCATGCTCCGCGAGGCCGGCGCGACGCCCGACCAGGACGCCGTCATCTCCACCGGCCTGCGCCGCGGGTTGCGAGACGTCGAGGGGGTTCGCTTCGTTCACCCCGTCGACGTGCTCAGCACGCCCGAGTTCTCGCCCGACGTGCAGGACGCGATCGACGAGCTCGAGCCGATCGCCGACATGGTCCGCACCGGGGACGCGCGCTACGCGTACCGCCGCGCAGCCGAGATCGCGGCGCTCTTCGAGGAGAACCTCGAGCGCGTCCGCCGCACCCAGCTCGTCGACGCCTACATGCTCGCCGCGGTCGGGCGCTGTCAGGCCGGCCAGCGCCGCGAGTGCGAATCGCAGCTCCGCGACGTGATCGCCTTCCGCGAGGGCCTCGAGTACGACGAGGCGCGCTACGGCCCGGAGACGGCGGACATCTTCGCCCGCGTCCGGCTCCGCGCCCTCTCCGGCGGCCGCGGCACCCTCGTGGTCGAGACCGAGCCCTCGGGCGCCGAGATTTACGTGGACGGCCGCAGCTACGGCCCCGCGCCGGCCCGCGTCGACGGTCTGCTGGCGGGCGCGCACTACGTCACGATCAAGGAGATCGGCCACATCGAGCGCGTCGTCCGGGCGGAGGTCCGGGCCGGCCGCGAGAACGTCGAGCGCTACGAGCTGACCCCCAACCCGCGGGCTCGCCTCATCGTCAGCCCCGAAGCGCAGGCGCGCATCCGGGGGCAGCTCGGCGAGACCCGCGCGGGCCCGGCCATCCGGAGCCTCGGCAACACGCTCGGCACCGCGCAGGTCATCGTCGGGGTGCTCCGCCCCGCGGCGGGTGAGCAAGTCCACGTGCAGCTCTACCTCTACCACGTCCACACGCGGCTCCTGCAGGGGCAGCTCGAGGCGACCGTCAGCGTCGACGAGGCGGGCATGGAGCGCATGCGACAGCTGACGGCGGAGCTCTACGCGGGCGTCGACCTGTCGGGCGGGATCGCCGCGCCGGAGGACGACACCGAGCTGGTGGCCCCCCAGCCGGAGATCTACGAGCAGTGGTGGTTCTGGACCGCGACCGGCGGCGGGCTCGTCGCCATCGTGGTGGGCGTGGCGCTCGGCGTGGCGTTCGGCGGTCAGGAGAACGTGCCCGACGGTTTCCTCCGTTTCTCGGGCGACCTTCCGTGA